The Puniceicoccales bacterium genome has a segment encoding these proteins:
- a CDS encoding HAMP domain-containing histidine kinase, translating into MFLLGLAVCVIVFQCITMRNLMRHLRKERESNMMKGAFVGLISHEFRTPMATIRASADLVAKFRNRLRPEEVDDSLKNISDCVVRMTSMMDDILFLGKVQNNQIKFYTKQVDIVALFHEIVRDVDNASGNRRVVMTSNVGAKCDLMLDQMLIYHIGANLLSNALKYSGKDKKVELYVGLDEGFLIIKVTDHGIGIPKNEIENLFDLFHRCSNVGGKSGIGMGLFMIRQCVSLHGGTVTLQTLENVGSTFTVKIPIE; encoded by the coding sequence ATGTTTTTACTCGGTTTGGCTGTATGTGTCATTGTATTTCAATGCATAACCATGCGAAATCTCATGCGGCATTTGCGCAAGGAGCGAGAATCTAATATGATGAAAGGGGCGTTTGTCGGCCTAATATCTCATGAATTTCGAACGCCGATGGCTACGATAAGAGCGTCAGCTGATTTGGTTGCAAAGTTTCGCAACAGACTGAGGCCAGAGGAAGTTGATGATAGTTTGAAAAACATATCTGACTGCGTTGTTCGTATGACCAGCATGATGGATGATATTCTGTTTCTTGGCAAGGTGCAGAATAATCAGATAAAATTTTACACAAAACAAGTCGATATTGTGGCTTTGTTCCACGAAATAGTTAGAGATGTGGACAATGCTTCGGGGAATAGGCGTGTTGTGATGACGAGCAATGTGGGGGCAAAGTGTGATCTAATGCTTGACCAGATGCTGATATATCACATAGGCGCGAATTTACTTAGTAATGCATTAAAATATTCCGGAAAGGATAAAAAAGTTGAGTTATATGTTGGTCTAGATGAAGGGTTTTTGATCATAAAGGTTACGGATCATGGCATTGGTATTCCGAAAAATGAAATCGAAAATTTGTTTGACTTATTTCATAGGTGTTCGAATGTGGGCGGCAAATCTGGCATAGGTATGGGATTGTTTATGATCAGGCAATGTGTTTCATTGCATGGAGGGACTGTGACATTGCAAACATTAGAAAATGTTGGCTCGACATTTACTGTAAAAATC